In Sander vitreus isolate 19-12246 chromosome 12, sanVit1, whole genome shotgun sequence, the following proteins share a genomic window:
- the kcnmb2a gene encoding calcium-activated potassium channel subunit beta-2, whose translation MFFVAGAKNTAGAGRGSERRSIYQKFREVDLLDKKKTVTALKPGEDRAILLGLGMILSSVMMYFVLGITILRSYADSVWTEEGVCVVLNSTVTADMNCSYNCGSDCWRVSKYPCLQVYVSVNNTGWVSRLSHNEETQDISSECFYVPRCQKDSVAMHVMITNISEHLKVNQKVPCYYDPSEQQEMVLLTRLYDHSVVFHSLLWPSCMVMGGGLIIVMVKLTQYLSRLCEEIGKIKT comes from the exons ATGTTTTTTGTGGCGGGGGCCAAAAATACAGCAGGAGCAGGCAGAGGAAGTGAAAGAAG GTCAATCTATCAGAAATTTCGTGAGGTAGATTTATTGGACAAGAAGAAGACAGTGACAGCTCTAAAGCCAGGTGAAGATCGTGCCATTCTCCTGGGACTCGGAATGATCCTCTCTTCAGTCATGATGTACTTTGTCCTGGGGATCACGATATTACGCTCCTATGCAGACAG TGTGTGGACagaggagggtgtgtgtgttgtactcaACTCCACGGTCACAGCAGACATGAACTGTTCCTACAACTGTGGGTCAGACTGCTGGAGAGTCTCCAAATACCCCTGTCTGCAGGTCTACGTGAGCGTCAATAACACGGGCTGGGTCAGCCGTTTATCTCACAATGAGGAGACCCAGGACATCAGCTCTGAA TGTTTCTACGTGCCCAGGTGCCAGAAGGACAGCGTGGCCATGCACGTCATGATTACGAACATCTCCGAGCATCTGAAGGTAAACCAGAAGGTCCCCTGTTACTACGACCCCAGCGAGCAGCAGGAGATGGTTCTTCTGACACGGCTGTACGACCACAGTGTCGTCTTTCACTCGCTGCTCTGGCCCTCCTGCATGGTAATGGGAGGGGGCCTCATCATCGTGATGGTGAAGCTCACGCAGTACCTCTCCAGGCTGTGTGAAGAGATAGGGAAGATCAAGACGTGA
- the LOC144526800 gene encoding phosphatidylinositol 4,5-bisphosphate 3-kinase catalytic subunit alpha isoform, producing MPPRPSSGELWGMHLMPPSILVDCLLPNGMLLTLECLREATLITVKHELFKEARKYPLYNLLQEESSYIFVSVTQEAEREEFYDETRRLCDLRLFQAFLKVIEPVGNREEKILNREIGFAIGMPICEFDLVKDSEVQDFRRNILNVCKEAVDLRDSNGPHSRALYVYPPNVESCAELPRHIYNKLDKGQIIVVIWVIVSPSNDKQKYTLKINHDYVPEQVIAEAIRKKTRSMLLSQEQLKMCVQEYQGKYILKVCGCDEYLLEKYPLSQYKYVRSCIMLGRMPNLMLMAKDSLYSQLPMDNFTMPSYARRISTATPYMNGETATKSLWTINGTLRIRILCATYVNVNIRDIDKIYVRTGIYHGGEQLCDNVNTQRVPCSNPRWNEWLNYDMYIPDIPCAARLCLSICSVKGRKGAKEEHCPLAWGNINLFDYTHTLVAGKMALNLWPVPHGLEDLLNPIGVTGSNPNKETPCLELEFDHFSCPVKYPDMTIIEEHANWNISRELGFNYCHTGLSNRLARDNPLTDTDNEQLRQVCNRDPLSEITEQEKDFLWRHRQHCVNMPEILPKILLAVKWNSRDEIAQMYCLLKDWPAIKPEQAMELLDCNFPDPMIREFAVKCLEKYLTDDKLSQYLIQLVQVLKYEQYLDNPLARFLLKRALTNQRIGHFFFWHLKSEMHNKTVSQRFGLLLESYCRACGMYLKHLSRQVEAMEKLINLTDLLKQEKKDEAQKVQMKFLVEQMRRPDYMDALQSFTSPLNPAHQLGNLRLEECRMMSSAKRPLWLNWENPDMMSELLFQNNEIIFKNGDDLRQDMLTLQIIRIMENIWQNQGLDLRMLPYGCLSIGDCVGLIEVVRNSHTIMQIQCKGGLKGALQFNSHTLHQWLKDKNKGEMYDQAIDLFTRSCAGYCVATFILGIGDRHNSNIMVKDDGQLFHIDFGHFLDHKKKKFGYKRERVPFVLTQDFLIVISKGTQECTKTREFERFQEMCYKAYLAIRQHANLFINLFSMMLGSGMPELQSFDDIAYIRKTLALDKTEQEALDYFMKQMNDAHHGGWTTKMDWIFHTIRQHAMN from the exons ATGCCTCCCAGGCCCTCCTCAGGAGAACTATGGGGTATGCACTTGATGCCCCCCAGCATACTGGTCGACTGCCTTCTGCCAAATGGCATGCTTCTCACGTTGGAATGCCTCCGGGAAGCCACGCTGATCACAGTCAAGCATGAGCTTTTCAAAGAGGCCAGGAAGTACCCTCTTTACAATCTGCTGCAGGAGGAGAGCTCCTACATCTTTGTCAGTGTCACCCAAGAGGCAGAGCGGGAAGAGTTTTACGATGAGACCAGGAGGTTGTGCGATCTTAGGCTCTTCCAGGCCTTCCTTAAAGTTATTGAGCCAGTTGGCAACAGGGAAGAGAAAATTCTCAATAGAGAGATAG GTTTTGCAATTGGAATGCCTATATGTGAGTTTGATTTGGTGAAAGACTCAGAAGTGCAGGACTTCAGaaggaacattttaaatgtttgcaaAGAGGCTGTGGACCTTAGAGACAGTAATGGACCCCACAGCAGAGCTTTGTACGTATATCCTCCCAATGTAGAATCCTGTGCAGAACTTCCCAGGCACATCTATAACAAGCTAGATAAAG GTCAAATCATTGTGGTCATATGGGTTATTGTGTCACCCAGCAATGACAAGCAGAAGTATACCCTGAAGATCAACCATGACTATGTGCCAGAGCAGGTGATTGCTGAAGCCATCCGTAAGAAGACGCGTAGCATGCTGCTCTCCCAGGAGCAGTTAAAGATGTGTGTACAGGAGTATCAGGGAAAGTACATTCTCAAAGTCTGTGGCTGTGACGAGTACTTGCTGGAGAAATACCCTCTGAGTCAGTACAAG TATGTGCGCAGCTGTATTATGCTGGGACGGATGCCTAACTTGATGCTAATGGCAAAAGACAGCCTGTATTCCCAGCTGCCCATGGACAACTTCACCATGCCGTCATATGCAAGGCGAATATCCACAGCAACACCCTACATGAATGGGGAAACAGCCACCAAGTCTCTCTGGACTATCAACGGAACGCTGAGGATCAGGATACTGTGCGCTACTTACGTCAATGTCAACATCAGAGACATTGACAAG ATCTACGTCAGGACCGGAATATACCACGGTGGAGAGCAGTTGTGTGACAATGTCAACACCCAGCGTGTGCCCTGCTCGAACCCCAG GTGGAACGAGTGGCTGAATTACGACATGTACATTCCAGACATCCCCTGTGCTGCCCGACTCTGCCTCTCCATCTGCTCTgtaaaaggaaggaagggagctAAAGAG GAGCACTGTCCTCTCGCCTGGGGCAACATCAACCTGTTTGACTACACCCACACACTAGTAGCAGGGAAGATGGCTCTCAACCTATGGCCTGTCCCACATGGCCTAGAAGACCTGCTCAACCCTATCGGCGTCACAGGCTCCAACCCCAACAAG GAAACTCCTTGTCTGGAGCTGGAGTTTGACCATTTCAGTTGCCCTGTCAAGTACCCTGATATGACCATCATTGAGGAACACGCAAACTGGAATATATCCAGAGAGCTTGGCTTTAATTACTGCCACACTGGTTTG AGTAACAGACTGGCACGTGACAACCCCCTGACCGACACCGACAATGAGCAGCTACGCCAGGTGTGTAACAGAGACCCGCTGTCTGAAATCACTGAGCAGGAGAAAGACTTTCTATGGCGGCACAG ACAACACTGCGTAAACATGCCAGAGATCCTTCCCAAGATCCTCCTGGCTGTGAAGTGGAACTCCAGAGATGAGATTGCACAG atGTATTGCCTCCTGAAGGACTGGCCTGCTATCAAGCCAGAACAAGCCATGGAGTTGCTGGATTGCAACTTCCCTGATCCAATGATCAGAGAGTTTGCTGTAAAGTGCCTTGAGAAATACTTAACTGATGACAAACTCTCACAGTACCTCATTCAGCTGGTTCAG GTTCTAAAGTATGAGCAGTACCTTGACAACCCACTTGCACGCTTCCTGCTGAAAAGAGCATTAACCAATCAGAGGATAGGACATTTCTTCTTCTGGCATTTAAA GTCAGAGATGCACAACAAGACAGTGAGCCAGCGGTTTGGCCTGCTGCTAGAGTCGTACTGCCGGGCCTGTGGCATGTATCTGAAGCACCTGAGCAGACAGGTGGAGGCCATGGAGAAACTCATCAATCTCACTGACCTCctcaaacaggagaaaaaagaTGAGGCACAGAAG GTTCAAATGAAGTTTCTGGTGGAGCAGATGAGAAGGCCTGATTACATGGATGCCCTGCAGAGCTTTACCTCCCCACTGAATCCTGCACATCAGCTGGGAAACCTCCG CCTGGAGGAATGCAGGATGATGTCATCAGCCAAGCGACCTCTATGGCTTAACTGGGAAAACCCAGATATGATGTCAGAGCTGCTCTTTCAGAACAACGAAATCATCTTCAAAAATGGAGATG ATCTGAGGCAGGACATGCTGACGCTGCAGATCATTAGGATAATGGAGAACATCTGGCAAAACCAAGGCCTTGATCTCAG GATGCTGCCATATGGTTGTCTGTCAATCGGTGACTGTGTGGGTTTGATTGAGGTGGTGAGGAACTCTCACACCATCATGCAGATTCAGTGTAAAGGAGGCCTAAAGGGGGCACTGCAGTTCAACAGCCACACTCTGCATCAGTGGCTTAAGGATAAGAACAAGGGAGAGAT GTACGACCAGGCCATCGATCTGTTCACGCGGTCGTGTGCAGGCTACTGTGTAGCCACATTTATCCTGGGCATAGGGGACAGACACAATAGCAACATTATGGTCAAAGATGATGGACag CTGTTCCACATAGACTTTGGCCATTTCCTCGACCACAAAAAGAAGAAGTTTGGGTACAAGAGAGAACGCGTTCCCTTTGTGCTCACACAGGACTTCTTGATTGTTATTAGCAAAGGAACTCAAGAGTGCACCAAAACAAGGGAGTTTGAAAG GTTCCAGGAGATGTGTTACAAGGCGTACCTGGCAATCCGGCAGCATGCCAACCTCTTCATCAACCTCTTCTCCATGATGCTGGGCTCAGGGATGCCCGAGCTGCAGTCATTTGACGACATCGCTTACATCAGAAAGACCCTAGCCTTGGACAAGACAGAGCAGGAGGCCCTGGACTACTTCATGAAGCAGATGAACGACGCTCACCACGGCGGCTGGACTACCAAGATGGACTGGATCTTCCACACAATTCGCCAGCATGCCATGAACTGA